The nucleotide sequence TTTTCAAGTCACTACaaagcctcatcatcagcaaccgCACCGCTGATGATTCCGAGGGAATCTTCAAAGGCGCACAGAGTGAAAAGTCGAGCAGCCCAGTTGTCAAGATGTGGAGGCGCCTTGGAGTCTCCAAGCAAGAAAGACCTCCGTTCCCGCCAAGATGCGACTGGGTGACTCCAGAGCTCAAGGAAGAGCCTGAAGACAAAGCGCAGGTGATGCACCCGGATTGGTTGCATGACGAACTGGACATACTGATCGAGGCATATGGACTACCAGCTGCCAAAGGGCAAGTCCACTTGACACGCACCCCAGACGGCCGATACCCAGTGGTAAGTCAATACGATGTGCCGGAACAACACGTCTGAACTGAAAGTTCAGTCACTCTATGGTGAAGGTTGACTCCCGCATCAGACGAATTCAGACACGATGTCCCTTGTAACACGCCAATCACTAACAAAGCTTCAGGCAGGAAATCGCTGGGGTTATCGGAGAGGACCTGAATTCGCTTGGACTAACTTCAATTGGTTGAAACGGCACTACACATTCTGTCGGTCGATCGCGCGAGAAGGTCGTGCTATATCTGTGGCTCTCGAAGTCCTCGGGGACCCTCGCATACGTCTCACTGAATTTAGGGTTGATACCTCTCCTCGCATCGGTGACTTCGTCGACGAGGTATACCCTTCATGCCAGCCGGGTCTTTCAGTTCTGCTCTTCGACAATAACCACTCGCCGCTATTGCCGAAGCTTTTaccttctttcttcagcAACTTGACCAAATTCCATCTTGTCCTGAGTAACTGCACAGAGAGAGAAGGTGTTTTCTATATTGATCAGGGATTCAAAATACTACATCAGGGCCATGTCACCGCTATTCTTGAATCTTTGACACAACTAgaggatcttcttctcgaacTTCATGGCATGCCGATCATCTGTGCGTTGCCGTGTACCCGTTTCAAGCGGCTTCGAAATGTTGAGTTCAGTTGTGGCCAGATGGCTCCTCAAGGACTACTCTCCTTTCTCCGACAACACAGCGGAACTCTCGATAACCTCGTTATCGAATACTGCTGTATAGATCCAGATATCTACGACGAAACGTGGGAGGATACCATGCAAGAGATCCGCGACATGCAGGATGCAGGAATTCTGAATCTTGGGTTTGGACATGGGGAAGTGATCGGTGTCTATGACCATGCTCCCTGCCGAGGCTGTGGGAAGAACAGTACCCTCGAGATCGAGGATACGGGATGTCCGATTAACAGCTGGGAGTTTATTGAGCGTTCACTTTGGAGGCATGTTGATGGCTACCCTTGGGAATTCCAGGATCACGAAGGGTCGTACGTGGGTCGAAGTTTCGATACAGAAAGCGAAGACGGCGAcagtgatgaggatggcggagatgaggatgatgaaggcGAGCAGGAAAGTTCCGGGATCTGATGCAAGATGCCTCGCTCAACTCATCAAATGTCCTTCTAAGCTCGTCCTAAACTCGCCAAGTCTTTCCTAAGCTTATGATGACTAGTCTAAGTTTTTCATCTCTTAGGATAGAGGTCATTTCGCCTCCCAGGCGAAAGCAAGCCCAAGTGGGAGTGTTGCCGAAAGCGAATTTGTACGAGTATTTTGGCCCAATTAATGTGTGGCCTGTTTTCGACACGCATGTATATCTGAAGTCATCGAGTCTCTCAAAGCATGGCGAGAAGATTCAAGGCTAAATGAAAAGATTAGGGGAATTTTGGCTTTTAGGCCATTCAACCTCGGTAATGGAATTTAATTTCATGGCTCTTCTAACTCCCTGACTGCTATCCTGGGATAATTGTGTCTCAAGGAAATAGTATGTGAAATTGGAAAATGAATAAGAGGTCTAGGTTCGTAGAGTATTCATCGAGTTATGTAACGGTAAGCAGACGAGACTGTTGAAACATTTAAGATCTTCCGAGCGTCGGTAAACGCAAGTCCTTTTGACGCAAAAAGAATGATTGATTGAAGGTCATTTCAACCTTATCATAAAGGTCTTCGAGGTATTCTAGCACTGTCTAAACAAATGGCCAATTCAGGCTTTATTCATTTGTTCCCTGTCATTTCATTGGTCATGAACCGGTGAACTACAAGGCTGTTTGGTGAACCGTGAACATTGAATGTAAGTCGATtattctttgttcttgtttcGGATATTGATTACAGTACGTTGATATTTCAACAGGCAACAAACATCTTGTTCGGTGACATATTACTATTCTTTGTtaccaagaacatcaagatgtGTGACTAAAAGACTCGAGTATATAATGAAACGAAGTAACTACCAACTCTCATCTTACTTCATCCCATCAAACACTTGCAACTTgcatcacaacaacaaccaactTTCACAACTCAACACTCAACACACACAACACAGCACTCTACCAGAGAATTATCTTCCACAACCATCAAAATGCCTTCTTTCCTCTCAACCCTCAGCGTCCTAGCTCTCGCAGCCACACACGTCTCCTCCCACGTCATCATGGTAGAACCCCACCCCTTCAACCTCGACACAGAACCCCTCTACCAAACCTGGCCCCTCAGCGAGGACCTCCCCTTCCCCTGCCAAGGCCGCACCCAGCACCCCGAGCAGGTCACAAAGGTGACAGCCGGTAAGACCCAGCTCGTCAAGTTCTGGGGCAGCGCCGTCCACGGCGGCGGGTCATGCCAGTTCAGCGTCGCCTACGGAAAGGAACCCCCCAAGGATCCCAAGAAGTGGCACGCCATCTACAGCATCATCGGCGGGTGTCCCGCTGAGGCGGAGGGTAACATTGCGTCCACTGGTACGGATCCGCATGGGAGGGAGAACGGTAAGGAGTGTGGTGATGATAAGGGCAAAGAGTGTACTAAGCAGTTCAACATTCCTATCCCGAAGGATATGCAGAATGGTCCGGCGACTTTTGCTTGGACTTGGTTTAACAAGATTGGTAATCGCGAGATGTACATGGTCTGCTCTCCTATTGAAGTCGTAGGCGGGAAGGATGATAGCAGCTACGTTGATACGCTGCCTGCTATTTTCCGCGCCAACATTCCTGGGGAGTGTACTACCGGTGCCAGTGGAAGTGTCATCAACTTCCCTGAACCCGGCGATTTCGGTAAGATTTATGAGCAGGGTACACCCGGAAGTGAGGGTACTTGTGCCAAGGGTGTTGAGCCCAACTTCAAGGATGAcgctgctgctcctgagCCGGAGAAGCCTACTGAGTCTGCTCCCGCCCAGCCTAGTGGTACCGCTCCTGCGCCTGAACAGCCTTCTGCTCCTGTTGAGGGTGCCCCAGCTACGCCTTCGGCTCCTGTCCAGCCTAGTGTCCCTGCACCCGCTCCCGAACAGCCCTCTGCCCCCATCCAACCTTCAGCCCCCGCTGCCCCCTCTAGCATGGTCACAATGCCTAGCACCCCCGCTCAGCCCACCGATGCTCCCGCCCCAATCGACTCAGCCAAGCCCGAAGCCGGCGCTCCCGCTTGGTCCGGTGAGTTCCAGGCCTGTCCCTCTGATGTCAAGTCCGGCATGATGCACTGCTTCTCTGAGACTACTTGGGGTATCTGCAACGGAGGCTGGGCTTTTGTCtccaaggttgctgagggCACAAAGTGTATTGACGGCGCTATCGCTGCTGAGTAAACTCTGGTATTTGCGATTGAtttcttgtttttgttttggaTTTTGTGATTGGGGTTTTGTTTATTATAGGGTAGATGAAATAAAAATCATTTTTTAGGGATACTCAACCTCTCGCCATAGTTTGTGACAATATGTAGTAGACAGTTCCTTTATCTTGGGACTCGATGTCCATAAGCCAGACAGGTCCTTGACGACGCTCAACTTCCTCAATGATTTGCCGTTAGCACGTTTGTCTTACTGTAAAAAACTCAAATTGGTACAAGGACCAACCAGTTCCGTAAAGTCAAAGGTAGCCTTGAAGACCACTATCCTCTGTACTACAGCAACAATGCAGACCATGCATGCCATGGAAAAGATCGAAGCTTCCTCCACGAGTCGAGTTGTCGATTTCACCGGCCTCTATAAGCAGCACCTACGCAATCTGATGGTGTGGGTTGAGAACATTGAGGGACAAGTTGAGGTCCTCTCATCCGCGTCCGCACATAAGGGCATACAGCCTGTTGGAGCTCTTTGTGGACGATCCGAAGTGCACGCAAGTAGCTAGCTTGAGGGCAGGAAAAATAGTTTCACGTCAAAGTTCAAGTCCTAGATGGCGTTGGTCAGATCGTTGCTCTTGAATTGGATCCTCTTGGCATTGGCGAGTAGACTTTGACATGGGGCCTGAGATCGATCTGTGCTTCCCGTATACGCACAAGAAACCTGGAGTCTGTTTTGCTGGCGTTCGAGCCGCTTCTCATCGGGATGGGAATACTGAGACAAAGATTGCTCTGTCCTGGAATTTAGATCGTGTTAGAGGTGTTGTAGAGTGATGCAAGTCCCCTCACTCGTACTTTATATCTCTAAATTCCTTTGCACTTTCTTTTGTCATActgtttctttcttctttgtcttctatCACACTCCCAAATACGAGGCTGTGTCAAAAAGTAGTTAGTTTGTTTCTGTACACGGGGGTAGTTGAGAGTCGGGTCAAGGTACTGGGACCACTAGAATCCTAGTTGGGAGTTGTTGACAACACGGTCGGGATCATGGCTCGCTGTAGCATCTAGGACTTTCTTGTCATCTGATTTGACATACCGCCGAATGTAATCGTGCCCTCTGTGGCCATTGGCAATGGGAGCTGGAGGACAACTCGCGCTAGCAAAACCATGCGTGAATGCTCAGTATAAACAGTTTGATTCACCGATAAGCGCTAGCTACCGAGGAATACCATTGACTCTATCCCAAAACAGTCGGTGGTGCGCTGACAAAGGCGAAAGCCTCCTAGAACAATGCGCGCGGCACTTGGTTAAGCTTGACGGTGAGAAGACAAATTTCTGGGTGATGGTTCAATTCATGGCACTACTACATCCGGGTAAATGTGACCAATTCCATCTACCATGGCAAGATTCTCGATCATAGCTATCTAACAACACTTGCCTGACGTTCATCAACACAATCTTCACACCAGAGCATTCCAACATCAGGTTCGCTCCGCCTTGTTGCCAGTAGCAGGCATGACATCCCACATCGACTCCCCCTCACC is from Fusarium musae strain F31 chromosome 4, whole genome shotgun sequence and encodes:
- a CDS encoding hypothetical protein (EggNog:ENOG41); the encoded protein is MESCHILRLPDELHVAVVKLLPGDALKATRATCRKLNSIASPYLYPVLYLSCHQLDLDVFRLVANNPLLIGGVKELVIDDTTLSSRLANWDVYKTVASYPQNWPDRKKAYCLEDDFEYEGRVWSDEPDKEFHALYKAVLKGHHINRRGHADISALEHALPFFKSLQSLIISNRTADDSEGIFKGAQSEKSSSPVVKMWRRLGVSKQERPPFPPRCDWVTPELKEEPEDKAQVMHPDWLHDELDILIEAYGLPAAKGQVHLTRTPDGRYPVAGNRWGYRRGPEFAWTNFNWLKRHYTFCRSIAREGRAISVALEVLGDPRIRLTEFRVDTSPRIGDFVDEVYPSCQPGLSVLLFDNNHSPLLPKLLPSFFSNLTKFHLVLSNCTEREGVFYIDQGFKILHQGHVTAILESLTQLEDLLLELHGMPIICALPCTRFKRLRNVEFSCGQMAPQGLLSFLRQHSGTLDNLVIEYCCIDPDIYDETWEDTMQEIRDMQDAGILNLGFGHGEVIGVYDHAPCRGCGKNSTLEIEDTGCPINSWEFIERSLWRHVDGYPWEFQDHEGSYVGRSFDTESEDGDSDEDGGDEDDEGEQESSGI
- a CDS encoding hypothetical protein (CAZy:AA11), whose translation is MPSFLSTLSVLALAATHVSSHVIMVEPHPFNLDTEPLYQTWPLSEDLPFPCQGRTQHPEQVTKVTAGKTQLVKFWGSAVHGGGSCQFSVAYGKEPPKDPKKWHAIYSIIGGCPAEAEGNIASTGTDPHGRENGKECGDDKGKECTKQFNIPIPKDMQNGPATFAWTWFNKIGNREMYMVCSPIEVVGGKDDSSYVDTLPAIFRANIPGECTTGASGSVINFPEPGDFGKIYEQGTPGSEGTCAKGVEPNFKDDAAAPEPEKPTESAPAQPSGTAPAPEQPSAPVEGAPATPSAPVQPSVPAPAPEQPSAPIQPSAPAAPSSMVTMPSTPAQPTDAPAPIDSAKPEAGAPAWSGEFQACPSDVKSGMMHCFSETTWGICNGGWAFVSKVAEGTKCIDGAIAAE